A region of Paralichthys olivaceus isolate ysfri-2021 chromosome 24, ASM2471397v2, whole genome shotgun sequence DNA encodes the following proteins:
- the atp11a gene encoding phospholipid-transporting ATPase IH isoform X5, translated as MGMDLSTLRTLISRYCVGEENWVDNRTIYIGQKEPPPGTEAFIQQRFPDNRIVSSKYTFWNFVPKNMFEQFRRVANFYFLIIFLVQLIIDTPTSPITSGLPLFFVITVTAIKQGYEDWLRHKADNAVNQCPVHVVQHGKVVRKQSRKLRVGDVVSVKENESFPCDLILLASSRDDGTCFVTTASLDGESSHKTYYAVQDTKAYNTEKEVDSIHATIECEQPQPDLYKFVGRINIYMENEPVARPLGSENLLLRGATLKNTEYIYAVAIYTGMETKMALNYQSKSQKRSAVEKSMNAYLVVYLCILISKALINTALKYVWQADPNRDEPWYNERTDTERQRHIVIRAFTDFLAFMVLFNYIIPVSMYVTVEMQKFLGSYFIMWDDEMFDEELGERAVVNTSDLNEELGQVEYVFTDKTGTLTENNMEFIECCVDGHVYVPHAICNGQVMPGAVGMDMIDTSPGPGAREHEELFFRALCLCHTVQVKEEETVDGIKHGIHQGKSTSFYISSSPDEVALVEGMKRLGFTYLRLKDSHMEILNREDEIERFELLEVLTFDSVRRRMSVIVRAGTGELYLFCKGADSSIFPRVVSGKVDQVRARVERNAVEGLRTLCVAYRPLSPEQYQELCHLLNGAKLALQDRDKRLAEAYDMIEKDLILLGATAVEDRLQEQAADTIESLHKAGMKVWVLTGDKMETAAATCYASKLFHRNTQILELTTKRTEEQSLHDVLFDLRRTVLMQHGGMTRDTFSGLSGDCTDFGLIIDGATLSAVMRPSQEDSNSGNYKEIFLEICRNCSAVLCCRMAPLQKAQIVKMIKTSEEHPITLAIGDGANDVSMILEAHVGIGIMGKEGRQAVRNSDYAIPKFKHLKKMLLVHGHYYYIRISELVQYFFYKNVCFIFPQFLYQFFCGFSQQPLYDTAYLTLYNISFTSLPILLYSLIEQHINIEILKKDPSLYRDIAKNSLLRWPIFIYWTILGVYDAIVMFFGAYFLFDNTTFTSNGQLMTTNTQMMFGNWTFGTLVFTVLVFTVTFKLALDTHYWTWINHFVIWGSLTFFVVFSLLWGGIIWPFLNYQRMYYVFMQMLSSGPAWLSIILLITASLLPDVVKKVIWRALWPTTTERIQVRDKKGFERAMAYRSSDSLIDGVALTEA; from the exons TGTGTTGGTGAGGAGAACTGGGTGGACAACAGGACCATCTACATCGGACAAAAGGAGCCTCCTCCTGGCACTGAGGCCTTCATACAGCAAAGATTCCCAGACAACAGAATAGTCTCATCCAAG TACACATTTTGGAACTTTGTACCAAAGAATATGTTCGAGCAGTTCAGGAGAGTGGCCAACTTCTACTTTCTCATCATATTTCTGGTCCAG TTGATCATCGACACACCCACCAGTCCCATCACCAGTGGGCTGCCACTCTTCTTTGTGATCACAGTCACGGCCATTAAACAG ggttATGAGGACTGGTTGAGACACAAAGCAGACAACGCTGTCAACCAGTGTCCTGTCCACGTGGTGCAGCATGGGAAAGTGGTCCGCAAACAAAGTCGCAAGCTCagg GTTGGAGATGTCGTCtcagtgaaagaaaatgaatcttTTCCTTGTGACCTTATACTTCTCGCCTCGTCTCGAGATGACGGGACCTGCTTTGTTACAACAGCTAGTCTGGATGGGGAGAGCAGCCAcaag ACATACTATGCAGTTCAGGACACCAAAGCTTACAACACAGAAAAGGAGGTGGACTCCATTCACGCCACAATAGAATGTGAACAACCACAGCCAGACCTGTACAA ATTTGTGGGACGTATCAACATCTACATGGAGAACGAGCCAGTGGCCAG GCCTTTAGGATCAGAGAACCTGCTGCTCAGAGGGGCCACACTCAAGAACACAGAGTACATCTATG CGGTTGCCATCTACACTGGCATGGAAACCAAGATGGCTCTCAACTACCAGTCCAAGTCTCAGAAGCGCTCTGCAGTAGAAAA GTCAATGAATGCCTACCTGGTGGTCTACCTGTGCATTCTCATCAGCAAGGCCCTCATCAACACCGCCCTGAAGTACGTGTGGCAGGCCGATCCCAACAGAGACGAGCCGTGGTACAACGAGAGGACggacacagagaggcagaggcacATC GTGATCAGGGCGTTCACAGACTTCCTGGCTTTCATGGTTCTCTTCAACTACATCATCCCTGTTTCCATGTACGTCACCGTGGAGATGCAGAAGTTCCTGGGTTCCTATTTCATCATGTGGGACGACGAGATGTTTGATGAGGAGCTGGGGGAGCGAGCGGTGGTCAACACGTCAGACCTGAACGAGGAGCTGGGACAG GTGGAGTATGTGTTTACCGACAAGACTGGGACTCTGACAGAGAACAACATGGAGTTCATTGAGTGCTGTGTGGACGGACACGTTTATGTGCCTCATGCCATCTGTAATGGACAG GTGATGCCTGGTGCTGTTGGTATGGACATGATCGACACATCGCCAGGTCCCGGAGCCAGG GAGCATGAGGAGCTGTTTTTCCGGGCGCTGTGTTTGTGCCACACGGtgcaggtgaaggaggaggagacagtggATGGGATCAAGCATGGAATCCACCAGGGCAAGTCCACCTCCTTCTACATCTCCTCATCACCAGATGAGGTGGCGCTGGTGGAGGGAATGAAGAG GCTCGGTTTCACCTATCTGAGACTCAAAGACAGTCACATGGAGATCTTGAACAGGGAGGATGAGATTGAGAG GTTCGAGCTGCTGGAGGTTTTAACATTTGACTCAGTCAGACGGAGGATGAGCGTCATTGTCAGAGCTGGCACTG GTGAGCTCTATCTGTTCTGCAAAGGTGCGGACTCCTCCATCTTCCCTCGGGTTGTCTCAGGCAAGGTGGATCAGGTTAGAGCTCGGGTGGAGCGCAACGCAGTG GAGGGTCTGCGGACGCTTTGTGTTGCCTATAGGCCTTTGAGCCCTGAACAGTACCAGGAGCTTTGCCACTTGCTGAACGGGGCCAAGTTGGCGCTACAGGACCGTGACAAACGACTGGCTGAGGCCTATGACATGATAGAGAAAGACCTGATACTCCTGGGAGCCACCGCTGTGGAGGACAG GCTCCAGGAACAAGCAGCGGACACCATCGAGTCTCTCCACAAGGCCGGCATGAAGGTGTGGGTGCTGACAGGCGATAAGATGGAGACGGCGGCTGCAACCTGCTACGCAAGCAAGCTCTTCCATCGCAACACCCAGATCCTGGAGCTGACCACCAAGcgcacagaggagcagagcctGCATGACGTCCTGTTTGACCTGAGGAGGACGGTCCTGATGCAGCACGGAGGCATGACCAGGGACACTTTCTCTGG TTTATCAGGTGACTGTACTGACTTTGGTCTGATCATTGACGGGGCCACCCTCTCTGCGGTGATGAGGCCCAGCCAGGAGGACTCAAACTCAGGGAACTACAAAGAGATCTTCCTAGAAATTTGCCGCAACTGCAGCGCTGTGCTCTGCTGTCGAATGGCGCCGCTCCAGAAAGCACAG atcGTGAAGATGATCAAAACCTCTGAAGAGCATCCGATCACACTGGCGATTGGAGATGGAGCGAATGATGTCAGCATGATCCTGGAAGCCCATGTTGGCATTG GTATTATGGGTAAAGAAGGTCGTCAGGCTGTGAGGAATAGTGACTACGCCATTCCGAAGTTCAAACACCTCAAGAAGATGCTGCTTGTCCACGGACACTATTACTACATACGCATCTCCGAACTAGTGCAATACTTCTTCTACAAG AATGTCTGCTTCATCTTCCCCCAGTTCCTTTACCAGTTCTTCTGTGGCTTCTCACAACAg CCGCTGTATGATACAGCCTACTTGACTCTGTACAACATCAGCTTCACCTCGCTGCCCATTCTGCTCTACAGTCTCATAGAGCAGCACATTAACATAGAAATCCTGAAGAAGGACCCATCGCTGTATAG AGATATTGCTAAGAACTCTTTGCTGCGATGGCCCATCTTCATATATTGGACCATCCTGGGTGTATATGACGCCATAGTGATGTTCTTTGGTGCTTACTTTCTGTTTGACAACACCACCTTCACAAGCAACGGACAG CTAATGACAACCAACACACAGATG ATGTTTGGAAACTGGACATTTGGCACGCTGGTCTTCACTGTACTCGTCTTCACTGTCACATTCAAG ttggCTCTAGATACTCATTACTGGACCTGGATCAACCACTTTGTCATCTGGGGCTCGCTGACCTTCTTCGTGgtcttctctctgctgtgggGAGGAATCATCTG gcccTTCCTCAACTACCAGAGGATGTACTATGTGTTCATGCAGATGCTGTCCAGTGGTCCGGCCTGGCTCAGTATCATCCTGCTGATAACAGCCAGTCTGTTGCCAGATGTGGTTAAGAAGGTGATCTGGAGGGCGCTGTGGCCCACCACTACTGAACGCATACAG GTAAGGGATAAAAAAGGGTTTGAGAGGGCCATGGCCTACCGGAGTTCTGACTCGTTAATAGATGGAGTAGCTCTCACAGAAGCCTAG
- the atp11a gene encoding phospholipid-transporting ATPase IH isoform X4: protein MGMDLSTLRTLISRYCVGEENWVDNRTIYIGQKEPPPGTEAFIQQRFPDNRIVSSKYTFWNFVPKNMFEQFRRVANFYFLIIFLVQLIIDTPTSPITSGLPLFFVITVTAIKQGYEDWLRHKADNAVNQCPVHVVQHGKVVRKQSRKLRVGDVVSVKENESFPCDLILLASSRDDGTCFVTTASLDGESSHKTYYAVQDTKAYNTEKEVDSIHATIECEQPQPDLYKFVGRINIYMENEPVARPLGSENLLLRGATLKNTEYIYAVAIYTGMETKMALNYQSKSQKRSAVEKSMNAYLVVYLCILISKALINTALKYVWQADPNRDEPWYNERTDTERQRHIVIRAFTDFLAFMVLFNYIIPVSMYVTVEMQKFLGSYFIMWDDEMFDEELGERAVVNTSDLNEELGQVEYVFTDKTGTLTENNMEFIECCVDGHVYVPHAICNGQVMPGAVGMDMIDTSPGPGAREHEELFFRALCLCHTVQVKEEETVDGIKHGIHQGKSTSFYISSSPDEVALVEGMKRLGFTYLRLKDSHMEILNREDEIERFELLEVLTFDSVRRRMSVIVRAGTGELYLFCKGADSSIFPRVVSGKVDQVRARVERNAVEGLRTLCVAYRPLSPEQYQELCHLLNGAKLALQDRDKRLAEAYDMIEKDLILLGATAVEDRLQEQAADTIESLHKAGMKVWVLTGDKMETAAATCYASKLFHRNTQILELTTKRTEEQSLHDVLFDLRRTVLMQHGGMTRDTFSGLSGDCTDFGLIIDGATLSAVMRPSQEDSNSGNYKEIFLEICRNCSAVLCCRMAPLQKAQIVKMIKTSEEHPITLAIGDGANDVSMILEAHVGIGIMGKEGRQAVRNSDYAIPKFKHLKKMLLVHGHYYYIRISELVQYFFYKNVCFIFPQFLYQFFCGFSQQPLYDTAYLTLYNISFTSLPILLYSLIEQHINIEILKKDPSLYRDIAKNSLLRWPIFIYWTILGVYDAIVMFFGAYFLFDNTTFTSNGQLMTTNTQMMFGNWTFGTLVFTVLVFTVTFKLALDTHYWTWINHFVIWGSLTFFVVFSLLWGGIIWPFLNYQRMYYVFMQMLSSGPAWLSIILLITASLLPDVVKKVIWRALWPTTTERIQKVRDKKGFERAMAYRSSDSLIDGVALTEA, encoded by the exons TGTGTTGGTGAGGAGAACTGGGTGGACAACAGGACCATCTACATCGGACAAAAGGAGCCTCCTCCTGGCACTGAGGCCTTCATACAGCAAAGATTCCCAGACAACAGAATAGTCTCATCCAAG TACACATTTTGGAACTTTGTACCAAAGAATATGTTCGAGCAGTTCAGGAGAGTGGCCAACTTCTACTTTCTCATCATATTTCTGGTCCAG TTGATCATCGACACACCCACCAGTCCCATCACCAGTGGGCTGCCACTCTTCTTTGTGATCACAGTCACGGCCATTAAACAG ggttATGAGGACTGGTTGAGACACAAAGCAGACAACGCTGTCAACCAGTGTCCTGTCCACGTGGTGCAGCATGGGAAAGTGGTCCGCAAACAAAGTCGCAAGCTCagg GTTGGAGATGTCGTCtcagtgaaagaaaatgaatcttTTCCTTGTGACCTTATACTTCTCGCCTCGTCTCGAGATGACGGGACCTGCTTTGTTACAACAGCTAGTCTGGATGGGGAGAGCAGCCAcaag ACATACTATGCAGTTCAGGACACCAAAGCTTACAACACAGAAAAGGAGGTGGACTCCATTCACGCCACAATAGAATGTGAACAACCACAGCCAGACCTGTACAA ATTTGTGGGACGTATCAACATCTACATGGAGAACGAGCCAGTGGCCAG GCCTTTAGGATCAGAGAACCTGCTGCTCAGAGGGGCCACACTCAAGAACACAGAGTACATCTATG CGGTTGCCATCTACACTGGCATGGAAACCAAGATGGCTCTCAACTACCAGTCCAAGTCTCAGAAGCGCTCTGCAGTAGAAAA GTCAATGAATGCCTACCTGGTGGTCTACCTGTGCATTCTCATCAGCAAGGCCCTCATCAACACCGCCCTGAAGTACGTGTGGCAGGCCGATCCCAACAGAGACGAGCCGTGGTACAACGAGAGGACggacacagagaggcagaggcacATC GTGATCAGGGCGTTCACAGACTTCCTGGCTTTCATGGTTCTCTTCAACTACATCATCCCTGTTTCCATGTACGTCACCGTGGAGATGCAGAAGTTCCTGGGTTCCTATTTCATCATGTGGGACGACGAGATGTTTGATGAGGAGCTGGGGGAGCGAGCGGTGGTCAACACGTCAGACCTGAACGAGGAGCTGGGACAG GTGGAGTATGTGTTTACCGACAAGACTGGGACTCTGACAGAGAACAACATGGAGTTCATTGAGTGCTGTGTGGACGGACACGTTTATGTGCCTCATGCCATCTGTAATGGACAG GTGATGCCTGGTGCTGTTGGTATGGACATGATCGACACATCGCCAGGTCCCGGAGCCAGG GAGCATGAGGAGCTGTTTTTCCGGGCGCTGTGTTTGTGCCACACGGtgcaggtgaaggaggaggagacagtggATGGGATCAAGCATGGAATCCACCAGGGCAAGTCCACCTCCTTCTACATCTCCTCATCACCAGATGAGGTGGCGCTGGTGGAGGGAATGAAGAG GCTCGGTTTCACCTATCTGAGACTCAAAGACAGTCACATGGAGATCTTGAACAGGGAGGATGAGATTGAGAG GTTCGAGCTGCTGGAGGTTTTAACATTTGACTCAGTCAGACGGAGGATGAGCGTCATTGTCAGAGCTGGCACTG GTGAGCTCTATCTGTTCTGCAAAGGTGCGGACTCCTCCATCTTCCCTCGGGTTGTCTCAGGCAAGGTGGATCAGGTTAGAGCTCGGGTGGAGCGCAACGCAGTG GAGGGTCTGCGGACGCTTTGTGTTGCCTATAGGCCTTTGAGCCCTGAACAGTACCAGGAGCTTTGCCACTTGCTGAACGGGGCCAAGTTGGCGCTACAGGACCGTGACAAACGACTGGCTGAGGCCTATGACATGATAGAGAAAGACCTGATACTCCTGGGAGCCACCGCTGTGGAGGACAG GCTCCAGGAACAAGCAGCGGACACCATCGAGTCTCTCCACAAGGCCGGCATGAAGGTGTGGGTGCTGACAGGCGATAAGATGGAGACGGCGGCTGCAACCTGCTACGCAAGCAAGCTCTTCCATCGCAACACCCAGATCCTGGAGCTGACCACCAAGcgcacagaggagcagagcctGCATGACGTCCTGTTTGACCTGAGGAGGACGGTCCTGATGCAGCACGGAGGCATGACCAGGGACACTTTCTCTGG TTTATCAGGTGACTGTACTGACTTTGGTCTGATCATTGACGGGGCCACCCTCTCTGCGGTGATGAGGCCCAGCCAGGAGGACTCAAACTCAGGGAACTACAAAGAGATCTTCCTAGAAATTTGCCGCAACTGCAGCGCTGTGCTCTGCTGTCGAATGGCGCCGCTCCAGAAAGCACAG atcGTGAAGATGATCAAAACCTCTGAAGAGCATCCGATCACACTGGCGATTGGAGATGGAGCGAATGATGTCAGCATGATCCTGGAAGCCCATGTTGGCATTG GTATTATGGGTAAAGAAGGTCGTCAGGCTGTGAGGAATAGTGACTACGCCATTCCGAAGTTCAAACACCTCAAGAAGATGCTGCTTGTCCACGGACACTATTACTACATACGCATCTCCGAACTAGTGCAATACTTCTTCTACAAG AATGTCTGCTTCATCTTCCCCCAGTTCCTTTACCAGTTCTTCTGTGGCTTCTCACAACAg CCGCTGTATGATACAGCCTACTTGACTCTGTACAACATCAGCTTCACCTCGCTGCCCATTCTGCTCTACAGTCTCATAGAGCAGCACATTAACATAGAAATCCTGAAGAAGGACCCATCGCTGTATAG AGATATTGCTAAGAACTCTTTGCTGCGATGGCCCATCTTCATATATTGGACCATCCTGGGTGTATATGACGCCATAGTGATGTTCTTTGGTGCTTACTTTCTGTTTGACAACACCACCTTCACAAGCAACGGACAG CTAATGACAACCAACACACAGATG ATGTTTGGAAACTGGACATTTGGCACGCTGGTCTTCACTGTACTCGTCTTCACTGTCACATTCAAG ttggCTCTAGATACTCATTACTGGACCTGGATCAACCACTTTGTCATCTGGGGCTCGCTGACCTTCTTCGTGgtcttctctctgctgtgggGAGGAATCATCTG gcccTTCCTCAACTACCAGAGGATGTACTATGTGTTCATGCAGATGCTGTCCAGTGGTCCGGCCTGGCTCAGTATCATCCTGCTGATAACAGCCAGTCTGTTGCCAGATGTGGTTAAGAAGGTGATCTGGAGGGCGCTGTGGCCCACCACTACTGAACGCATACAG aaGGTAAGGGATAAAAAAGGGTTTGAGAGGGCCATGGCCTACCGGAGTTCTGACTCGTTAATAGATGGAGTAGCTCTCACAGAAGCCTAG
- the atp11a gene encoding phospholipid-transporting ATPase IH isoform X7 codes for MGMDLSTLRTLISRYCVGEENWVDNRTIYIGQKEPPPGTEAFIQQRFPDNRIVSSKYTFWNFVPKNMFEQFRRVANFYFLIIFLVQLIIDTPTSPITSGLPLFFVITVTAIKQGYEDWLRHKADNAVNQCPVHVVQHGKVVRKQSRKLRVGDVVSVKENESFPCDLILLASSRDDGTCFVTTASLDGESSHKTYYAVQDTKAYNTEKEVDSIHATIECEQPQPDLYKFVGRINIYMENEPVARPLGSENLLLRGATLKNTEYIYAVAIYTGMETKMALNYQSKSQKRSAVEKSMNAYLVVYLCILISKALINTALKYVWQADPNRDEPWYNERTDTERQRHIVIRAFTDFLAFMVLFNYIIPVSMYVTVEMQKFLGSYFIMWDDEMFDEELGERAVVNTSDLNEELGQVEYVFTDKTGTLTENNMEFIECCVDGHVYVPHAICNGQVMPGAVGMDMIDTSPGPGAREHEELFFRALCLCHTVQVKEEETVDGIKHGIHQGKSTSFYISSSPDEVALVEGMKRLGFTYLRLKDSHMEILNREDEIERFELLEVLTFDSVRRRMSVIVRAGTGELYLFCKGADSSIFPRVVSGKVDQVRARVERNAVEGLRTLCVAYRPLSPEQYQELCHLLNGAKLALQDRDKRLAEAYDMIEKDLILLGATAVEDRLQEQAADTIESLHKAGMKVWVLTGDKMETAAATCYASKLFHRNTQILELTTKRTEEQSLHDVLFDLRRTVLMQHGGMTRDTFSGLSGDCTDFGLIIDGATLSAVMRPSQEDSNSGNYKEIFLEICRNCSAVLCCRMAPLQKAQIVKMIKTSEEHPITLAIGDGANDVSMILEAHVGIGIMGKEGRQAVRNSDYAIPKFKHLKKMLLVHGHYYYIRISELVQYFFYKNVCFIFPQFLYQFFCGFSQQPLYDTAYLTLYNISFTSLPILLYSLIEQHINIEILKKDPSLYRDIAKNSLLRWPIFIYWTILGVYDAIVMFFGAYFLFDNTTFTSNGQMFGNWTFGTLVFTVLVFTVTFKLALDTHYWTWINHFVIWGSLTFFVVFSLLWGGIIWPFLNYQRMYYVFMQMLSSGPAWLSIILLITASLLPDVVKKVIWRALWPTTTERIQAKRRCLASEPSTIFMLSQTSSRISF; via the exons TGTGTTGGTGAGGAGAACTGGGTGGACAACAGGACCATCTACATCGGACAAAAGGAGCCTCCTCCTGGCACTGAGGCCTTCATACAGCAAAGATTCCCAGACAACAGAATAGTCTCATCCAAG TACACATTTTGGAACTTTGTACCAAAGAATATGTTCGAGCAGTTCAGGAGAGTGGCCAACTTCTACTTTCTCATCATATTTCTGGTCCAG TTGATCATCGACACACCCACCAGTCCCATCACCAGTGGGCTGCCACTCTTCTTTGTGATCACAGTCACGGCCATTAAACAG ggttATGAGGACTGGTTGAGACACAAAGCAGACAACGCTGTCAACCAGTGTCCTGTCCACGTGGTGCAGCATGGGAAAGTGGTCCGCAAACAAAGTCGCAAGCTCagg GTTGGAGATGTCGTCtcagtgaaagaaaatgaatcttTTCCTTGTGACCTTATACTTCTCGCCTCGTCTCGAGATGACGGGACCTGCTTTGTTACAACAGCTAGTCTGGATGGGGAGAGCAGCCAcaag ACATACTATGCAGTTCAGGACACCAAAGCTTACAACACAGAAAAGGAGGTGGACTCCATTCACGCCACAATAGAATGTGAACAACCACAGCCAGACCTGTACAA ATTTGTGGGACGTATCAACATCTACATGGAGAACGAGCCAGTGGCCAG GCCTTTAGGATCAGAGAACCTGCTGCTCAGAGGGGCCACACTCAAGAACACAGAGTACATCTATG CGGTTGCCATCTACACTGGCATGGAAACCAAGATGGCTCTCAACTACCAGTCCAAGTCTCAGAAGCGCTCTGCAGTAGAAAA GTCAATGAATGCCTACCTGGTGGTCTACCTGTGCATTCTCATCAGCAAGGCCCTCATCAACACCGCCCTGAAGTACGTGTGGCAGGCCGATCCCAACAGAGACGAGCCGTGGTACAACGAGAGGACggacacagagaggcagaggcacATC GTGATCAGGGCGTTCACAGACTTCCTGGCTTTCATGGTTCTCTTCAACTACATCATCCCTGTTTCCATGTACGTCACCGTGGAGATGCAGAAGTTCCTGGGTTCCTATTTCATCATGTGGGACGACGAGATGTTTGATGAGGAGCTGGGGGAGCGAGCGGTGGTCAACACGTCAGACCTGAACGAGGAGCTGGGACAG GTGGAGTATGTGTTTACCGACAAGACTGGGACTCTGACAGAGAACAACATGGAGTTCATTGAGTGCTGTGTGGACGGACACGTTTATGTGCCTCATGCCATCTGTAATGGACAG GTGATGCCTGGTGCTGTTGGTATGGACATGATCGACACATCGCCAGGTCCCGGAGCCAGG GAGCATGAGGAGCTGTTTTTCCGGGCGCTGTGTTTGTGCCACACGGtgcaggtgaaggaggaggagacagtggATGGGATCAAGCATGGAATCCACCAGGGCAAGTCCACCTCCTTCTACATCTCCTCATCACCAGATGAGGTGGCGCTGGTGGAGGGAATGAAGAG GCTCGGTTTCACCTATCTGAGACTCAAAGACAGTCACATGGAGATCTTGAACAGGGAGGATGAGATTGAGAG GTTCGAGCTGCTGGAGGTTTTAACATTTGACTCAGTCAGACGGAGGATGAGCGTCATTGTCAGAGCTGGCACTG GTGAGCTCTATCTGTTCTGCAAAGGTGCGGACTCCTCCATCTTCCCTCGGGTTGTCTCAGGCAAGGTGGATCAGGTTAGAGCTCGGGTGGAGCGCAACGCAGTG GAGGGTCTGCGGACGCTTTGTGTTGCCTATAGGCCTTTGAGCCCTGAACAGTACCAGGAGCTTTGCCACTTGCTGAACGGGGCCAAGTTGGCGCTACAGGACCGTGACAAACGACTGGCTGAGGCCTATGACATGATAGAGAAAGACCTGATACTCCTGGGAGCCACCGCTGTGGAGGACAG GCTCCAGGAACAAGCAGCGGACACCATCGAGTCTCTCCACAAGGCCGGCATGAAGGTGTGGGTGCTGACAGGCGATAAGATGGAGACGGCGGCTGCAACCTGCTACGCAAGCAAGCTCTTCCATCGCAACACCCAGATCCTGGAGCTGACCACCAAGcgcacagaggagcagagcctGCATGACGTCCTGTTTGACCTGAGGAGGACGGTCCTGATGCAGCACGGAGGCATGACCAGGGACACTTTCTCTGG TTTATCAGGTGACTGTACTGACTTTGGTCTGATCATTGACGGGGCCACCCTCTCTGCGGTGATGAGGCCCAGCCAGGAGGACTCAAACTCAGGGAACTACAAAGAGATCTTCCTAGAAATTTGCCGCAACTGCAGCGCTGTGCTCTGCTGTCGAATGGCGCCGCTCCAGAAAGCACAG atcGTGAAGATGATCAAAACCTCTGAAGAGCATCCGATCACACTGGCGATTGGAGATGGAGCGAATGATGTCAGCATGATCCTGGAAGCCCATGTTGGCATTG GTATTATGGGTAAAGAAGGTCGTCAGGCTGTGAGGAATAGTGACTACGCCATTCCGAAGTTCAAACACCTCAAGAAGATGCTGCTTGTCCACGGACACTATTACTACATACGCATCTCCGAACTAGTGCAATACTTCTTCTACAAG AATGTCTGCTTCATCTTCCCCCAGTTCCTTTACCAGTTCTTCTGTGGCTTCTCACAACAg CCGCTGTATGATACAGCCTACTTGACTCTGTACAACATCAGCTTCACCTCGCTGCCCATTCTGCTCTACAGTCTCATAGAGCAGCACATTAACATAGAAATCCTGAAGAAGGACCCATCGCTGTATAG AGATATTGCTAAGAACTCTTTGCTGCGATGGCCCATCTTCATATATTGGACCATCCTGGGTGTATATGACGCCATAGTGATGTTCTTTGGTGCTTACTTTCTGTTTGACAACACCACCTTCACAAGCAACGGACAG ATGTTTGGAAACTGGACATTTGGCACGCTGGTCTTCACTGTACTCGTCTTCACTGTCACATTCAAG ttggCTCTAGATACTCATTACTGGACCTGGATCAACCACTTTGTCATCTGGGGCTCGCTGACCTTCTTCGTGgtcttctctctgctgtgggGAGGAATCATCTG gcccTTCCTCAACTACCAGAGGATGTACTATGTGTTCATGCAGATGCTGTCCAGTGGTCCGGCCTGGCTCAGTATCATCCTGCTGATAACAGCCAGTCTGTTGCCAGATGTGGTTAAGAAGGTGATCTGGAGGGCGCTGTGGCCCACCACTACTGAACGCATACAG GCTAAACGTCGCTGCCTTGCCTCCGAGCCCTCCACCATCTTTATGCTGTCTCAGACCTCCAGCAGAATCAGTTTCTAA